A stretch of the Bradyrhizobium sp. CCBAU 53351 genome encodes the following:
- a CDS encoding methyl-accepting chemotaxis protein, with the protein MRTNLPVTTTEYPITDKALIVSRTDTKGKLTYFNDQFVEASGFTEAELMGQPHNIIRHPDMPPAAFENLWATLQEGKPWSGAVKNRRKNGDFYWVLATASPIRENGQIVGYSSIRTKLPADQRAEAEQVYAKIRENKPHDYRLDAGMLRRRSFSDRLAIFTGTLNARLVTLVAILSLFLLVIGVMGLQGTRQSNSRLQSIYEDRAVPLAQLFEINDRMRDNTVLLFEAAANGRAGKPVEGITAKVNANLEKVGKAWADYMATYLTPEEKGVADSFTPKRVKYVEQGLKPALSLAAERKYDELAAVLAGQARELYEAAKADLDKLVAIQVKEAKAEYDAAEHEYGWLVGAALALLVTSIAIGGLVSRQTIRAIVRPLQRLNDAMLSINQGKLDNRIVVERDDELGVALRNLQTLQAIVRFDRDELKATEKRSATQRKLEMIKLAGSFESAVGEIIETVSSASTELEASANTLTSTAERGEKLATMVAAASEEASTNVQSVASATEELSSSVNEIGRQVQESARMANEAVEQARITDQKVGELSKAAARIGDVVELITTIAGQTNLLALNATIEAARAGEAGRGFAVVASEVKALAEQTAKATGEISQQISGIQGATQDSVNAIKMIGSTIKSLSEISSTIAAAVEEQGAATQEIARNVQQAAQGTHEVSSNITDVQRGATETGSASSQVLNAAQALSSDSERLRTEVGRFLDGVRAA; encoded by the coding sequence CCGGATATGCCGCCAGCGGCCTTCGAAAATTTGTGGGCGACGCTCCAAGAGGGAAAGCCCTGGTCGGGCGCCGTCAAGAACCGGCGCAAGAACGGCGACTTCTATTGGGTGCTGGCGACGGCCTCTCCCATTCGAGAGAACGGACAGATCGTCGGATACAGCTCCATCCGCACCAAGCTGCCCGCCGACCAGCGCGCCGAAGCCGAGCAGGTGTATGCGAAGATCCGGGAGAACAAGCCGCACGACTATAGGTTGGACGCCGGCATGCTCCGCAGACGTTCGTTCAGCGATCGGTTGGCCATCTTCACGGGCACGCTGAATGCGCGCCTGGTGACGCTCGTCGCCATCCTCTCGCTGTTCCTGCTCGTGATCGGCGTCATGGGCTTGCAGGGGACGCGCCAAAGCAATTCGCGGCTGCAATCGATTTACGAGGATCGTGCGGTGCCGCTGGCACAGCTCTTCGAAATCAATGACCGGATGAGAGACAACACGGTGCTGCTATTCGAGGCGGCCGCCAATGGACGCGCCGGAAAGCCGGTCGAAGGAATCACTGCCAAGGTGAACGCCAATTTGGAGAAAGTCGGGAAGGCCTGGGCCGACTACATGGCGACCTACCTGACGCCGGAAGAAAAAGGTGTTGCCGACAGCTTCACGCCCAAGCGCGTGAAATATGTCGAGCAAGGGCTGAAGCCGGCGCTGTCGCTCGCTGCCGAGCGAAAGTACGACGAGCTCGCCGCCGTGCTGGCCGGGCAGGCGCGCGAGCTGTACGAGGCGGCGAAAGCCGATCTCGACAAGCTCGTGGCGATCCAGGTCAAGGAGGCCAAGGCCGAATACGACGCGGCCGAACACGAATATGGCTGGCTGGTCGGCGCGGCGCTTGCCCTCCTGGTGACGAGCATCGCCATCGGCGGGCTCGTGAGCCGGCAAACCATCCGTGCCATCGTCCGCCCGCTTCAGCGCCTGAACGATGCGATGCTCAGCATCAACCAGGGCAAGCTCGACAACCGCATCGTCGTCGAACGAGACGACGAGCTCGGCGTTGCCTTGCGAAACCTGCAGACGCTGCAGGCTATCGTTCGATTCGACCGCGACGAGCTGAAGGCGACCGAGAAGAGGTCAGCGACCCAGCGCAAGCTGGAGATGATCAAGCTCGCCGGCAGTTTCGAGAGCGCGGTGGGCGAGATCATCGAAACCGTCTCGTCGGCCTCGACGGAGCTGGAGGCCTCGGCGAACACGCTGACCTCGACCGCGGAGCGCGGAGAGAAGCTCGCGACGATGGTCGCGGCGGCTTCCGAAGAAGCCTCGACCAACGTGCAGTCCGTCGCGAGCGCGACGGAGGAGTTGTCATCCTCCGTCAACGAGATCGGCCGGCAGGTCCAGGAATCCGCGCGAATGGCCAATGAGGCGGTCGAGCAGGCGCGCATCACCGATCAGAAGGTCGGTGAGCTGTCCAAGGCTGCGGCGCGGATCGGCGACGTGGTCGAGCTCATCACCACGATCGCGGGTCAGACCAATCTGCTCGCATTGAACGCAACGATCGAGGCTGCGCGGGCCGGCGAAGCCGGCCGCGGCTTTGCCGTCGTCGCCTCCGAAGTGAAGGCCCTGGCCGAGCAGACCGCCAAGGCCACCGGCGAGATTTCCCAGCAGATTTCCGGCATTCAGGGCGCGACCCAGGACTCGGTCAACGCCATCAAGATGATCGGAAGCACGATCAAGTCCTTGTCGGAGATCTCGTCGACCATTGCGGCGGCTGTCGAGGAGCAGGGCGCGGCGACCCAGGAGATCGCACGCAACGTGCAGCAGGCCGCTCAAGGCACCCACGAGGTCTCGTCGAACATCACGGACGTCCAGCGTGGCGCGACCGAAACCGGCTCGGCCTCGTCGCAGGTTCTCAATGCGGCGCAAGCGCTTTCAAGCGACAGCGAGCGGTTGCGGACGGAGGTCGGTCGCTTCCTTGATGGTGTCAGAGCGGCCTAG